One Ananas comosus cultivar F153 linkage group 1, ASM154086v1, whole genome shotgun sequence DNA window includes the following coding sequences:
- the LOC109725672 gene encoding uncharacterized protein LOC109725672 — translation MNFQPHHTTTIFSPPPPPPPPPLLLHHHTFGHFPTPTSPSPPLPLHSQNHPCSLLTTTTTTPPPPPPPPYSSISSFLPPPPPYQQRISCPSWTRRSGASRTRRAAEKAGFSAAGLQQEGVKEHEEIEEEEELSSRKVRGPSKQTANILEATLVSSLLLFVVYFLPLTYPCYNV, via the exons atga ATTTTCAACCCCACCACACCACCACCATCTtctctccaccaccaccaccaccaccaccaccacttctCCTCCACCATCACACATTTGGCCATTTCCCCACACCCACCTCCCCTTCTCCACCTCTCCCCTTGCATTCACAAAACCATCCTTGCTCCCtcctcaccaccaccaccaccacaccaccaccaccaccaccaccaccctaCAGCTCCATTTCCTcctttcttcctcctcctcctccttaccAACAGCGTATCTCCTGCCCCAGCTGGACCAGGAGGTCCGGAGCTTCGCGAACACGGCGCGCCGCAGAAAAAGCCGGCTTTTCGGCAGCTGG GCTCCAACAAGAGGGAGTGAAAGAGCATGAGGagatagaagaagaagaggag CTAAGCAGCAGAAAAGTAAGGGGACCAAGTAAACAAACAGCTAATATTTTGGAAGCTACtcttgtttcttctcttcttctttttgttgtatattttttaCCTCTAACTTACCCATGTTACAATGTATGA
- the LOC109725740 gene encoding AP-4 complex subunit epsilon, producing MNNFGLDIARLGFPYHHSALSDPCPRVCEAKVAKLEQLKTIGRELAMGSQGGWGQTKEFLDLVKSIGEARSKAEEDRIVLREIDTLRRRLADPDVPRRRMKEYLIRLVYVEMLGHDASFGHIHAVKMTHDESLAVKRTGYLAVTLFLSDDHDLIILIVNTIQKDLRSDNYLVVSAALVAVCKLINEETIPAVLPQVVELLGHPKEAVRKKAVMALHRFYQRSPASVAHLVSNFKKKLCDPDPGVMGATLCPLFDLISADTNSYKDLIVSLISILKQVAERRLPKTYDYHQMPAPFIQIKLLKILALLGSGDKEASGHMYTVLGDIFRKAEHSTNIGNAILYECICCVSSIYPNPKSIEAAAAATSKFLKSESHNLKYMGIDALSRLIKINPDIAEEHQLAVIDCLEDPDDTLKRKTFELLYKMTKSTNVEVIVDRMIDYMISINDSHYKTEIASRCVELAEQYAPSNQWFIQTMNKVFEHAGDLVNIRVAHNLMRLIAEGFGGEDESADSQLRSSAVDSYLRILGEPKLPSVFLQVICWVLGEYGTADGRYSASYIIGKLCDVAEAHLSDDTVKAYAISSIMKICSFEIAAGRKLEILPECQSLIDELSASHSTDLQQRAYELQALLGLNSGAVEAVMPSDASCEDFEVDRSLSFLNSFVQQSIEKGAQPYIPENERSGIVDIGNFKGQYQQEASTHSLRFEAYELPKPSVIPPPTFEPSIPLSATTDLVPVPEPTAYTKDAHRASTKMPSSTDALSADVGVRLRLDGVQKKWGKPTYSSSPSASSSTSSASQNATNGLTHTDGGGGSVSLQTRETSHDSRRQQQAEVSAEKQRLAASLFGASSVAKAEKKPPTAAQKAPKAAAATKEKAATTTTTTVPSTPPPDLLDLGDPTSSDTPLDDPFKQLEGLLGSTAAASPGIINPPAAPASKAPDLMAIFTEAPTGVSHSSIDPGLSEIYSINKSSHIVATKKGPNSQDALQKDATARQVGVTPTGNNPNLFRDLLG from the exons ATGAATAATTTTGGGTTGGAt ATCGCGCGTCTAGGGTTTCCTTACCACCATTCCGCGCTCTCCGATCCATGCCCTAGGGTTTGTGAAGCGAAGGTCGCGAAGCTGGAGCAGCTGAAGACGATCGGGCGGGAGCTCGCCATGGGCTCCCAGGGCGGCTGGGGCCAGACGAAGGAGTTCCTGGACCTGGTGAAGTCGATCGGCGAGGCGCGGTCCAAGGCCGAGGAGGACCGGATCGTGCTCCGCGAGATCGacaccctccgccgccgcctcgccgacCCCGACGTGCCCCGCCGCCGCATGAAGGAGTACCTCATCCGCCTCGTCTACGTCGAGATGCTCGGCCACGACGCCTCCTTCGGCCACATCCACGCCGTCAAGATGACCCACGACGAGTCCCTCGCCGTCAAGCGCACCGGCTACCTCGCCGTCACCCTCTTCCTCAGCGACGACCACGACCTCATCATCCTCATCGTCAACACCATCCAGAAGGACCTCCGATCCGACAACTACCTCGTCGTCTCCGCCGCCCTCGTCGCCGTCTGCAAGCTCATCAACGAGGAGACCATCCCCGCGGTGCTGCCGCAGGTCGTCGAGCTGCTCGGCCACCCCAAGGAGGCCGTCAGGAAGAAGGCTGTCATGGCGCTGCATCGCTTCTACCAGCGCTCCCCCGCGTCCGTCGCCCATCTCGTCTCCAACTTCAAGAAG AAGTTATGCGACCCTGACCCGGGAGTGATGGGCGCGACGCTTTGTCCGCTTTTCGATCTTATTAGTGCGGATACGAACTCGTACAAGGATTTGATCGTCAGTCTTATCAGCATTCTCAAACAAGTTGCTGAAAGACGGCTGCCGAAGACTTACGACTACCATCAGATGCCGGCACCATTTATTCAG ATAAAACTACTAAAAATACTCGCATTGCTCGGTAGTGGCGATAAGGAAGCAAGCGGACACATGTATACCGTCTTGGGCGACATTTTCAGGAAAGCCGAACATTCGACCAACATTGGTAACGCCATATTGTATGAGTGCATCTGCTGTGTTTCATCCATCTATCCCAACCCCAAGTCAATAgaggctgctgctgcagctACATCGAAATTTCTGAAG AGTGAAAGTCACAACCTGAAATATATGGGCATTGATGCTCTTAGTCGACTAATAAAGATTAATCCCGATATTGCTGAAGAACACCAACTGGCTGTTATTGATTGCCTAGAG GATCCTGATGATACCCTGAAGCGCAAGACTTTTGAATTACTTTACAAAATGACAAAGTCCACTAATGTTGAAGTAATAGTTGATCGTATGATTGACTACATGATAAGCATCAATGATAGCCATTACAAGACAGAAATAGCTTCACGCTGTGTTGAGCTTGCTGAGCAATATGCACCGAGCAACCAATGGTTTATCCAG ACCATGAATAAGGTCTTTGAGCATGCAGGTGATCTTGTGAATATCAGAGTGGCGCATAATTTAATGCGATTAATAGCTGAAGGATTCGGAGGGGAAGATGAAAGTGCTGACAGTCAACTGAGATCGTCAGCT GTTGATTCATATCTACGCATTCTTGGGGAGCCAAAACTTCCATCTGTTTTTCTACAA GTAATATGCTGGGTTTTGGGGGAATATGGAACAGCCGATGGGAGGTACTCTGCTTCTTATATAATTGGAAAATTATGCGACGTAGCAGAGGCCCATTTAAGTGATGACACTGTAAAG GCTTATGCAATATCATCAATTATGAAGATATGCTCTTTTGAAATTGCTGCTGGAAGGAAGCTGGAAATTTTGCCTGAG TGTCAATCCTTAATCGATGAATTATCAGCATCGCATTCAACAGACTTGCAGCAACGGGCGTACGAACTTCAAGCCTTGTTGGGCTTGAACAGTGGAGCTGTTGAAGCCGTCATGCCATCGGATGCAAGCTGTGAAGATTTTGAG GTTGATCGAAGCCTCTCCTTCCTCAACAGTTTTGTGCAACAATCCATAGAAAAAGGGGCGCAGCCTTACATCCCTGAGAATGAGCGATCAGGAATTGTCGACATTGGCAACTTCAAAGGCCAATACCAACAAGAGGCTTCTACTCACTCCCTCAGATTTGAGGCTTATGAGCTTCCGAAGCCCTCTGTAATTCCACCACCAACATTCGAACCCTCAATTCCACTCAGTGCAACAACCGATCTTGTTCCCGTGCCAGAGCCAACAGCATACACAAAAGACGCCCATCGAGCATCTACTAAGATGCCATCTTCAACCGACGCACTATCCGCTGATGTCGGGGTTAGGCTTCGGCTTGATGGGGTGCAGAAGAAGTGGGGGAAGCCAACATATTCATCATCCCCTTCTGCTTCTAGCTCAACTTCTTCTGCTAGCCAGAATGCAACAAACGGGCTCACGCATACTGATGGAGGGGGAGGATCAGTGAGCTTGCAAACACGAGAGACATCACATGATTCTCGGAGACAGCAGCAGGCTGAAGTCTCTGCAGAGAAGCAGCGGTTAGCTGCTTCCCTATTCGGTGCTTCATCAGTCGCTAAAGCTGAGAAAAAGCCACCCACTGCTGCACAAAAAGCACCTAAAGCAGCAGCTGCTACAAAGGAGAAGGCAGCAACGACTACTACGACTACTGTTCCTTCTACCCCACCACCCGATCTCCTTGATTTGGGTGACCCGACCTCATCCGATACTCCTTTGGACGATCCCTTCAAGCAGTTGGAAGGTCTTCTTGGATCCACAGCAGCGGCATCTCCTGGTATTATAAACCCTCCAGCAGCTCCAGCCTCCAAAGCACCTGATCTTATGGCGATTTTCACAGAGGCTCCAACCGGGGTCAGCCACAGTTCCATAGATCCGGGGCTATCTGAGATTTATTCGATCAATAAGAGTTCTCATATCGTTGCGACAAAAAAGGGCCCGAACTCGCAAGATGCTTTACAGAAGGATGCAACAGCGAGGCAGGTGGGCGTGACCCCAACAGGGAACAACCCAAATTTATTCCGTGACTTGCTCGGCTAG
- the LOC109728110 gene encoding protein TIC 22-like, chloroplastic, with protein sequence MPLSLPWPWPWPNPRSQSPSQTPTDPRPFFPPNPLTSLLSHISTASSSPSLGAQPLWARVVAAAAAGAAPAPAPAPAVAGQAPARVAIEERLAGVPVYALSNSAEEFVLVSGARSGKSLGLFCFSRGDAEALLEQMRSMNADMREGSKVVTVALNKVFELKVNGVAFRFIPDSSQVAKAITERKKLGDISDGFPGVPVFQSRSLVLKSQNKRYRPFFFRKEDLEDSLSRASRQQRQLNPALRHGDIQVCALEEIINAMKDGSSSKWDDAVFIPPGFNVSTDLSTAAA encoded by the exons ATGCCGCTCTCTTTACCGTGGCCATGGCCATGGCCGAACCCTCGCTCCCAATCACCCTCGCAAACCCCCACCGACCCAAGACCCTTTTTTCCCCCAAACCCCCTCACCTCCCTCCTCTCCCACATCTCCACCGCGTCCTCCTCCCCATCCCTCGGAGCCCAGCCCTTGTGGGCCcgggtggtggcggcggcggcggcgggggcggctccggctccggctcccGCTCCGGCCGTGGCGGGGCAGGCGCCGGCGAGGGTGGCGATCGAGGAGCGGCTCGCCGGGGTCCCCGTCTATGCGCTCAGCAACTCCGCCGAGGAGTTCGTGCTCGTCTCCGGCGCCCGCAGCGGCAAGTCGCTGGGCCTCTTCTGCTTCAGCAGGGGCGACGCCGAGGCGCTCCTGGAGCAGATGAGGTCGATGAACGCCGACATGCGGGAGGGGTCCAAGGTCGTCACCGTCGCGCTGAATAAG GTTTTCGAGCTTAAGGTCAATGGGGTCGCCTTTAGATTCATCCCAGATTCATCTCAGGTGGCAAAAGCGATAACG GAGAGGAAAAAGCTAGGGGATATTTCAGATGGTTTTCCTGGAGTTCCAGTTTTTCAG TCAAGGAGTTTGGTCTTGAAAAGCCAAAACAAGAGATATCGCCCATTTTTCTTCAGAAAG gaGGACCTAGAAGATTCACTTTCTAGAGCTTCTCGCCAGCAGAGGCAACTAAATCCCGCGTTAAGGCACGGTGATATTCAG GTTTGTGCTTTGGAGGAAATTATTAATGCTATGAAG GATGGCTCTTCGTCGAAGTGGGATGATGCTGTGTTCATCCCTCCAGGTTTTAACGTCTCTACCGATCTCAGCACTGCAGCTGCATAG